In the Streptomyces spororaveus genome, GAGAGATCGATGATGTGCACGTCGGACAAAGCAACCCCCAGGGCCGGATGATGGTGCCCGCGGCCCGGGGCGGGCCGCCGCCGCACCATGGCCAGCCGCCCTCGACGCATCCTCGACGCGCCCTCGACAGCGGGTGGAACGGGCCGGTGCGGGCCCGCCGACGCCCGAGAGCCCCGCGCCCGGCAGGGGGAGGCCGGGGCGCGGGGCTCGGTGGGGTCCGGCAGAGGGGGGGGTGCCGGACGGTCGGGTGGACCGGGTCAGGCGGCGAACAGGTCCAGGACGCGGCGCCGGTGCGTCCCGTCGTACTCCAGGGCCGGATCGCCGCAGAGCACCGCCTGCTGGAGCCGCTTCACGCGCGGCGACGGCTCCAGGCCGAGCTCGTCGACGAGCCGCGCGCGCAGCCGCTGGAAGACCTCCAGCGCCTGCCAGGGCCGGCCGGAGCGGTAGAGCGCCACCATGCGCTGGGCGTGCAGGCCCTCGTGCAGCGGGTGGCGGGCGGTCAGCTCGCTGAGTTCCGCGAGCAGGATCGCGTCCTTGCCCAGGCGCAGTTCCGCCTCGATGCGGCGCTCCAGGGTGGACAGCCGGCTCTCCTCCAGTCGGGCCAGCTCGATCTCCAGGATCGGCCCGGTCCGTACGTCGACCAGCGCGGGGCCCTGCCACAGGTCGATGGCCTGGCTCAGGTACAGGGACGCGGACTCGTCGTCTCCGTGGTCGAACGCCTCACGTCCGGCGGCGGCGAGCCGGTCGTACTCGTGGACGTCCACGGCGCCCGGCTGGATCTGCAGCAGGTAGCCCCCGTGCCGGGTGACCAGGACGTCCCTGGAGATCTCCGCCGAGCTGAGGCCGTAGGCGGCGACCAGCTTGCGGCGCAGCTGCAGGATGTAGGTCTGGAGCGTGGTGAGGGCGCTCCGCGGCAGGGCGTGCCCCCAGATCTCCTCCATCAGGGTCGGCACCGGCAGCACCTGGTTGGCGTGCACCGCGAGCAGGGACAGGATCTGCCGCGGCTTGGCCGCGGTCGGGACGACGGACCGGCCGCACGCCTCGGCGGTCAGCGGACCCAGCACCTTGATTTCCATGATCGATTACCCCTCGTCGTTCTTCCCCGGGCGCAGCGACGGGTCCTGGGGGACCGGGGTCCGTCGGTGACCCCTCGGTGCGCTCCTAGACCTTCGCCCTCACGGCGCTCCCGGAGCCAGTGCCGCCGTACCGGATGTGCGATGGGTCCGTACCGGGGCCACCCGTGAAACTTTCATGCCGTCACTCGTGATCGCGGCACTGGGCAGTGGCGGCCGGCCGCGGAGAGACTTCCGACATCGCCCGGGGATCACGCCTCACCTTCGATCCCCACTCTCCACTCTTCACTCACGGGAGCATCTCGATGACCGGCATCACCGCGCTGCACGGCGATCGTCACGACGACCTCGTCATAGAGGAATTGGTCCAGGAGACCCGCGCCGTGGGCGAGAACAACCTGTGCATCTGCTGGGTCACCTCCCTGCTCGACGCGCAGGCCGACTCCGCCGTCTCCGCCCGCGCCCTGTGACGGCGCCCGTGCGGCGCGGCAGCGCAGCGCCGTTGCTCGGCTTCAAGTCCCACTTCCAGGTGGAGACGGTGCCGGGCGAGGCGGCCTACCTGATCGCCGACCGGCGGGTGACCGCGCTGCACGGCCCGGCCGTCTCGGTCCTCGCGCCGCTGCTCGACGGCACCCGGGACCTGGCGGCCCTGCGGGCCGCCTGCTCGGGGCTGCTCCCCGACGAGGAGGTCGAGCGGCTGGTGTCCCGGCTGGACCGGGCGGGCCTGCTGCACCGCACGGCGGAGTCCGGGCACTGCGCGCAGCGGGCGTACTGGGAGCTCGCGGGCCTGGACGGCGCGGCCGCCGGCCGGCTGGACGACGCGGTCGTACGCGTTCTCGCGGTCGGCGACGGCACGGACCCCGCCGAGCTGCGTTCCGCCCTGCGCGGCGCCGCACTGCGCCTCGCGGGCGAGGGGGAGCCGGCGGATCTGACGGTGGCGCTCTGCGACGACTACCTCGATCCCGCGCTCGCCCGGATCGACGAGGAGTCGCGGGCATCCGGTGTGCCGTGGCTTCCGGTGCGCGTGCACGGTACGGAGATCTGGGCGGGCCCGTTCCTCGGCGTCCCGGAGCGGACGGGGGCGCCCTGCTGGGTCTGCCTCGCCGACCGGCTGTGGCGCGGCCGGCAGGCCGAGGCCCACGTACAGCGGCTGCTGTCCCGTCCCGGTCCCGCCCCTCGCCCGGCGACCTCGCTGCCCGCGGCCCGGCTCGCCGGACTGCAGCTGGCGGCGCTGGAAGCGGCCACGTGGCTGGCCGGTCACCGCGACGCGCACCAAGCGGCTCTGTGGACCCTGGACACCCTGACGCTCACGGCCTCGCGCCACCCGGTCGACCGGCGTCCACAGTGCCCGGGTTGCGGCGATCCCGAGCTCGTGGCCCGGCAGGTACGGCGTCCCGTACGGCTCGTGCCACGCCCCAAGCGGGACACGACCGGCGGCGGTCACCGCTCCTCGTCGCCGGCCGAGGTGCTGGCCCGCTACGGCCGTCTCGTGGACCCGCTGACCGGTCCGGTCGCCGAGATCCGCCGGGACCCGCGCGGCCCCGAGGCCCTCAACTGCTTCCATGCCGGACACAATCCGGTGGTCGGTCCCTCCGGTCTCGGCGCCCTCCGCGCGGGGCTGCGCCACACCAGCTCCGGCAAGGGCGTCACCCCGCTGCACGCGAAGGTGAGCGCCCTGTGCGAGGCCCTGGAGCGTCACAGCGGCTTCCACCAGGGCGACGAGCCCGTGGAGCACGGCAGTTTCCGCAGCCTGGCGGCGGACGCCGTGCACCCCGACACCGTGCAGCTCTTCCACCCGCGCCAGTTCGAGGACCGCGCGCGCTGGAACGCCGGGCACGGTGCTTTCCAGCAGGTGTGCGACCCCTTCGACGAGAGCGCCGCGATCGACTGGACCCCCGTGTGGTCGCTCACCGAGGGCCGGACCCGGCTGCTTCCGACGGCGCTCCTCTACTTCAACGCGCCGCAGGCCGCGGGCCGCGCGTACTGCTCGGCGAACTCCAACGGTGCCGCGGCCGGCGCCACCCTGGAGGACGCGGTCCTGCAGGGCACGCTGGAGCTCGTCGAACGCGACGCCGTCGCCCTGTGGTGGTACAACCGCACCCGCCAGCCCGGTGTCGACCTCGATGCGACGGACGACCCCTGGATCGGCGAACTGCGGACGCTGCACCGGGATCTGGGCCGCGAGGTGTGGGCGCTCGACCTCACCTCGGACCTCGGCATACCCGTCGTGGCGGCCCTGTCCCGCCGCACGGACCGCGCGGCCGAGGACATCGTCCTCGGTTTCGGGGCGCACCTGGACCCGGCCGTCGCCCTGCGCCGCGCGCTGACCGAGCTGAACCAGCTGCTGCCGTCGGTGGTCGACTCGACCGCCGACGGCGCCGGGTACGGCTGCACGGACCCCGAGGCGCTGCGCTGGTTCCGCACGGCCACGGCCGCCGGACTGCCGTACCTGCGGCCCGATCCCGCGGCCCCGGTGGTGGCCGGGCGCCCGGCGCCGACCAGCGACGTCACCGAGGACATCGCGCTCGTCCAGGGGCTGCTCGCCGACCGCGGTCTCGACCTCCTCGCCCTCGACCAGACCCGGCCGGACGTGGGGCTCCCCGTGGCCAGGGTCGTCGTACCGGGCCTTCGCCCGCACTGGGCACGGCTGGCGCCCGGCCGGCTGTACGACGTGCCCGTACGGCTGGGCCGCCTCGCGGCCCCGCTTCCGTACGACCGGCTCAACCCCACCCCCCTGTTCCTGTGACGCTCACGGGCGCACTCCTCTCCGCACGGACGGTTCCCACATGCGCATCCACCAACTCGCCGGCACCGAGCTCGCCGAACTGTGGTCGTTGCGCCCGGACTCCTCGCTCAGGGAGGAGGACCCCGCGAACGCTCCGGCAGGTCCCGCGGGCGAGGGCGGCCGGCCCGGCCCGGTCGTCGTCCTGGAGTCCTGCTGGGGCAGTACCCGCATCGAGCGCCCCGGCCCGCACTTCGCGGAGCTGCTGCGCCGGATGACCCTCGGGCCCGTCTCCCCCGCGAATGTCCTGGCGCCCTTCCCTCCCGTGCTCTGCGAGGCCGACGCGGCCGCGCTGGCCCCCGAGGTGACCGCCTTGCGGGCGAACCTGGCCTCGGTGCAGAACTGCGTGGTGCGCACGCTCGCGCTGGGCGGCACCCCCCTGCTGTCGGTCGTACCGATCGCTGCGGACGCCCGGTTCGAACCGTGCCCACCGCCCGCGGACCGGCCGCTGCGTGCCGGGGACCGGCGCCTCTCCCGCTTCGCCCTCCTGCACAGCGGCGAGCACGGACTGCACCTGGAGTCGCCCCTGTCGCAGCACCGCGTCGAGGTGCACCACCCGGCGGTCGGCTGGGTGCTGGGCGAGCTCGGCGGCGGGCGGGACGCCTCGGCGGCGGCCACCGGCCGGCGGCCGCTGGAGGAGCGCGCGGTGACGCTCGTCCACGCCTATCTCGCGGCGGCCGGCATGACGACGCCGTTCGACGGCACGGCGTACGCGGAGGACTCCGACCCCGCCCTGACCGGCTGGACCCCGGCCGACCTCTTCCTCCACGCGCGCAGCCGGCCGGGACGCACCGACGCGGACCTCGGGATGACGTACCCGCTGGCGGGCCGCGCGCCCGCGCAACCGCCGGTGAAGACCCCGGACGGCAGGGCGCCGGTCCTGCTGGAGCGGCCGTGCCTGACCCGCCTGCGCACCGACGACCCCCCGTTCACGGAGGTACTGGAGGAACGCCGCTCCACCCGCAGCTTCGCGGCGCAGGACCCGAGCCTGGGACAGCTCGGCGAGCTCCTCTACCGGGCGGCGCGCGTGCGGGCCGTACTGCCGCCGCACGCGGGCGACCCCACCCGCTCCTGGCGCACGCGCCGCCCCTATCCGAGCGCGGGCAGCAGTTACGGCCTGGAGATCTACGTGGTGGCCGTACGCTGCTCCGGCCTGCCCCCGGGCGCGTACCACTACGACCCCCTCGAACACCGTCTCGAACCGGTGCACGGGGATCCACAGGCCCTGGCGGACATCCTCGCGGACGCCCGCTCCCTCGCCGGGATGGACGAACAGCCGCCGCTGCTCGTCGTGCTGACCTCGCGACTGCTGCGGGTGGCGACCCAGTTCAGCTCGGTCGCCTACGCCAGCGTCCTGAAGGAGGTGGGCGCGCTCCAGCAGACCTTCTACCTGGTCTGCGCGGCGATGGGCATGGGTGCCTGCGCGCTCACGGCCGGGGACGTGGGCGCCGTCGCGCGGGCGCTCGGTGTCGACTGGCTGGCCGAGCCGAGCGTCGGGGAAATCGTCTTCGGCCTTCCGCGCACGGTTGACGCTTCAAAGGAATCCAATATTCCGCCAATACCGGGCAGCAATTGACCATTCGTCAAGGAATATGCGCGACAGGAGTTCGACAATAGGTTCGGTTGCGCGAGCCGTACATCATCTATGCTCGCTTGCACCGGCGGAAGCCCCGCCGTCGAGGGGGCGAACAGAGAAGTGAACACCCGCGTCGAACATCCATCCCCGGATATCGGTCAGCACCAGGACCGTGACCTGGCCCCGCGCGTCGCCACCGGCATCACAGCCGTCGTATTGTGCGGATTCTTCGGAATTGCCGCCACGTATCTCATGGCAGCCCATTTAAGTCCGGCCGTACTCGTGAGTGCGATTCTGCTGCTGCTGGCCACTTTGTCCTTGCAGCTGCTGCATTCCTTCGGCCGGCAAATGGTCCTGTCCATTCGGCCGCCCAGGATGACGCTCGCGGTGCAGTGCCTGCTCACCTACGGGCCCTTCCTCGTCCTCGGACGGGCCTGGCTGGGAATGCCCGGCTTCCTCGCCGCGTCGACGCTGCTGCTGCTTCCGGCCTCGTTCGCCTGGCCCGCCTTCGTCGCGGAAGTCCTGGCGACCGACGTGATCGTCTCCCGCTTCGGGATCGGCCCCTCCGACATCGCGTACACGACCGTCGCCACCATCCTGACCGCGCTCGTGGTGTACGGACTCTCCCGGCTGACCGAGCTGGTCGCCGAGGTGCACGACTCGCGCGCCGAGCTGGCCCGCCTGGCCATCGCCCAGGAACGGCTGCGGTTCGCCCGCGACCTGCACGACCTGCTCGGCTACAGCCTCTCGGCGATCACCCTGAAGTGCGAACTCGCGTACCGGCTCGTACCCGGACAGCCGGACCGCGCCCAGGAGGAGCTCACCGAGATCCTGCAGACGGCCCGGCAGGCCCTCACCGACGTGCGCACGGTGGCCCGCGGCTACCGGGACATGTCGCTGAGCGTCGAGGCGTCGACCGCGGAGTCGATGCTCTCCATGCTCGGTGTGCACACCACCGTGTCCCTGGACTGCGGTGAACTGCCCACCGCGGCCGACACCGTGCTCGCGACGGTCCTGAGGGAGGGCCTGACCAACATGCTGCGGCACAGCAAGGCCGAGAACGTCGAAATCACCGGGGGCCGCGGCGGCCGCGTGGTGCACGTGGCCATCGCCAACGACGGGGTGGGCCGCACCGGCCGCATTCCGTCCGCGGACGCCACCGGAAGCAGCGGCATCGCCAATCTCACCGCCCGGGTACGGGAACACGGGGGCCACCTGAGCGCCGACATCCGCGAGGACGGCTGGTTCGTCCTGCGGGCCGACATCCTGCTGCCCCCCGACGGGGCCGACGCGCCGCCGGCACAGGAGGCCAAGGCCTGACCGGCCCGGAGCGGGGGGCCGCGCGAGGCACCCCGACCGGGCCGGCCGGGCCGGTCAGAGCCAGCCGGCCTCGCGCGCGATCCGCACCGCGTCCACCCGGTTGCGCGCACCGAGCTTCGTCACGGCGTTCGTCAGGTAGTTGCGCACCGTTCCCGCCGACAGGAAGAGGCGGACCGCGATCTGCGCCGCCTCCTCGCCCTCGGCCGCCAGACGCAGCACCTCCAGCTCGCGCGGGGTCAGCGGCTGCGGGCCGTCCTGGAGGGCGGCGAGGGCCAGTTCCGGGTCGACGACCTGCCGGCCCTCGGCGACCGCGCGGATCGAGGCGACGAGCCGGTCCGGGTCCGTGTCCTTGTGCAGGAAGCCCGACGCCCCCGCCGCCAGGGCCCGGCGCAGATTGCCGGTGCGGTGCAGGTTGGTGAGCATGAGGATGCCGCATCCGGGCAGTTCCCTGCTCACTCCGTACGCCGCGGTGATGCCGTCCATGCCCGGCAGGTCGATGTCGAGGACGACGACGTCCGGACGGTGCTTCTGCGCCTGGGGAAGGATCTCCAGACCGTTGGCCACCTCGGCGACCACCTCGATGTCCGGCTCCAGTTCCAGGAGCGACACCAGCGCCCTCCGCAGCATGAGCATGTCTTCCGCAATCAGAACACTGACCACTTTTCCCCGTTCCCCCGTTGCTTCTGCGTGGCGGCGCGCGGTGTGGTCCGCGCGCGCTCCCCCCGGCTGCTGCACGGTCCTGCGATGGATGCGTTATGCATCCACAACTCCCCTGCTCAGAAGGGCCGTTCCTCGAACATGGCGGGAAGTCGACCACCGAGCGAGTCTACTCGATCACTGCTTGGAGAGCCCTGGTCACTTCGTCCAGGAATCCGGAATCGAGCATGCTCTCCGCCGCCGTGTCGGGCGAGGTCTCCCAGCCCACGGTGTGCCGCGCCACGCTCAGCAGATGGCTGCCCTGGATCTCGTAGGCGTCGAAGGACCACTCGCCGGGCGACAGGGGCGTGCCGTCCTGCGACACCAGATCCCCGCTGTGCTGGTCGAATCCGAATCCGGTGAACCCCATCCGCATCCCCTGCCCCATGGCCTTGGTGTACGCCTCCTTGAGCGTCCACAGGCGCAGCAGCGCGGGCGAGCGGTCCGCTTCGGGGAGGGCCCCGATCGTGTCCCGCTCCGCGGGGGTGCACAGCAGACGGCGTAGTCCCTCGTACGACATCTGGCGGGCCAGCGGCTCCACGTCCACGCCGATCCGACCGCACCGGCTGAGCGCCACGGCGGCCACGTCGCCGCTGTGGGTGAGGGCCACCTCGACCTGGTCGCAGCCGCGCAGGTACGGGCGGCCGCCCGGCCGATAGGCGAGGTCCACCTCGTCGGGGGTGACCCGCAGTACCGCCGCGGCCGCGTACCGGATCAGCAGGCGGGTCGCGACGAACCGGGCGCGCGCGGCCGGATTGGTCATCGCCCCGTGCCGTCGCCAGTCGTGGGAGCCGAGGTGCGCACGCAGCCGGGGCGCGTCGAAGTCGGGCGGCAGCCAGTCGGCCCAGCGGGCGTGCGCGACCGTGGTTCCGCACCGCGCCATGTGGAACACCGCCCGGTCCCACGGGGCGTCCGGCCCCGGCACCTCGACCGGGGTCCCGGGGTGCTCGTCGGTCACGGCCGCTCCCCGCACAGGGGGGCGGCCCGCAGATCGTAGGAGCGTCCTGTGCGCCACCGCGCGAGAGCCTCGCCGCCCACGCGCTCCACGACCGCCGGGGAGGGCTCCGGCAGCCCGGTCAGCCCCAGCCTGCGGGCGAGCCGCAGCAGCGCGAGCACCAGCCACGAGGGGTGCGAGGCGAAGCAGTCGGTCCCGCCCCGCCGTTCCCAGGTGGCCAGTGCGGCGCCCGCGGCCGCCACGAGCACGTAGCGGTCGGTCAGCGAGTAGACCGCGGGCCCCGGCGCTACCGGGCGGCCGTCGGGGGCGAGGAGGCGCAGCCGGTCGCGCAGCAGCCCGAGCTCCGTGACGAAGGCGGTGACCAGGCGGCTCAGCACCGGACCGTACGGTCCGGTCGCACCGCGGTCCCGTACCCGCCGGGCAGCGTGCACCAGGGCGGCGGCCAGGGTGTCGTCGCCGCCCGCGACGGCGAGCCCGCCCAGGTCGAGGGGCGGCAGCGCGGCGCCGGCCGTCCAGAGCGCGTGCGGCGGCTCGGGCGCGGTGAACCAGGAGCGGGCCGCGAGCCTCGGCAGTTGCGGCACCAGGACGGCCTGGCAGGCCGCCGTGC is a window encoding:
- a CDS encoding 4'-phosphopantetheinyl transferase family protein; this encodes MTDEHPGTPVEVPGPDAPWDRAVFHMARCGTTVAHARWADWLPPDFDAPRLRAHLGSHDWRRHGAMTNPAARARFVATRLLIRYAAAAVLRVTPDEVDLAYRPGGRPYLRGCDQVEVALTHSGDVAAVALSRCGRIGVDVEPLARQMSYEGLRRLLCTPAERDTIGALPEADRSPALLRLWTLKEAYTKAMGQGMRMGFTGFGFDQHSGDLVSQDGTPLSPGEWSFDAYEIQGSHLLSVARHTVGWETSPDTAAESMLDSGFLDEVTRALQAVIE
- a CDS encoding response regulator transcription factor; this encodes MVSVLIAEDMLMLRRALVSLLELEPDIEVVAEVANGLEILPQAQKHRPDVVVLDIDLPGMDGITAAYGVSRELPGCGILMLTNLHRTGNLRRALAAGASGFLHKDTDPDRLVASIRAVAEGRQVVDPELALAALQDGPQPLTPRELEVLRLAAEGEEAAQIAVRLFLSAGTVRNYLTNAVTKLGARNRVDAVRIAREAGWL
- a CDS encoding AfsR/SARP family transcriptional regulator — translated: MEIKVLGPLTAEACGRSVVPTAAKPRQILSLLAVHANQVLPVPTLMEEIWGHALPRSALTTLQTYILQLRRKLVAAYGLSSAEISRDVLVTRHGGYLLQIQPGAVDVHEYDRLAAAGREAFDHGDDESASLYLSQAIDLWQGPALVDVRTGPILEIELARLEESRLSTLERRIEAELRLGKDAILLAELSELTARHPLHEGLHAQRMVALYRSGRPWQALEVFQRLRARLVDELGLEPSPRVKRLQQAVLCGDPALEYDGTHRRRVLDLFAA
- a CDS encoding SagB/ThcOx family dehydrogenase, producing MRIHQLAGTELAELWSLRPDSSLREEDPANAPAGPAGEGGRPGPVVVLESCWGSTRIERPGPHFAELLRRMTLGPVSPANVLAPFPPVLCEADAAALAPEVTALRANLASVQNCVVRTLALGGTPLLSVVPIAADARFEPCPPPADRPLRAGDRRLSRFALLHSGEHGLHLESPLSQHRVEVHHPAVGWVLGELGGGRDASAAATGRRPLEERAVTLVHAYLAAAGMTTPFDGTAYAEDSDPALTGWTPADLFLHARSRPGRTDADLGMTYPLAGRAPAQPPVKTPDGRAPVLLERPCLTRLRTDDPPFTEVLEERRSTRSFAAQDPSLGQLGELLYRAARVRAVLPPHAGDPTRSWRTRRPYPSAGSSYGLEIYVVAVRCSGLPPGAYHYDPLEHRLEPVHGDPQALADILADARSLAGMDEQPPLLVVLTSRLLRVATQFSSVAYASVLKEVGALQQTFYLVCAAMGMGACALTAGDVGAVARALGVDWLAEPSVGEIVFGLPRTVDASKESNIPPIPGSN
- a CDS encoding TOMM precursor leader peptide-binding protein is translated as MRRGSAAPLLGFKSHFQVETVPGEAAYLIADRRVTALHGPAVSVLAPLLDGTRDLAALRAACSGLLPDEEVERLVSRLDRAGLLHRTAESGHCAQRAYWELAGLDGAAAGRLDDAVVRVLAVGDGTDPAELRSALRGAALRLAGEGEPADLTVALCDDYLDPALARIDEESRASGVPWLPVRVHGTEIWAGPFLGVPERTGAPCWVCLADRLWRGRQAEAHVQRLLSRPGPAPRPATSLPAARLAGLQLAALEAATWLAGHRDAHQAALWTLDTLTLTASRHPVDRRPQCPGCGDPELVARQVRRPVRLVPRPKRDTTGGGHRSSSPAEVLARYGRLVDPLTGPVAEIRRDPRGPEALNCFHAGHNPVVGPSGLGALRAGLRHTSSGKGVTPLHAKVSALCEALERHSGFHQGDEPVEHGSFRSLAADAVHPDTVQLFHPRQFEDRARWNAGHGAFQQVCDPFDESAAIDWTPVWSLTEGRTRLLPTALLYFNAPQAAGRAYCSANSNGAAAGATLEDAVLQGTLELVERDAVALWWYNRTRQPGVDLDATDDPWIGELRTLHRDLGREVWALDLTSDLGIPVVAALSRRTDRAAEDIVLGFGAHLDPAVALRRALTELNQLLPSVVDSTADGAGYGCTDPEALRWFRTATAAGLPYLRPDPAAPVVAGRPAPTSDVTEDIALVQGLLADRGLDLLALDQTRPDVGLPVARVVVPGLRPHWARLAPGRLYDVPVRLGRLAAPLPYDRLNPTPLFL
- a CDS encoding sensor histidine kinase gives rise to the protein MSAILLLLATLSLQLLHSFGRQMVLSIRPPRMTLAVQCLLTYGPFLVLGRAWLGMPGFLAASTLLLLPASFAWPAFVAEVLATDVIVSRFGIGPSDIAYTTVATILTALVVYGLSRLTELVAEVHDSRAELARLAIAQERLRFARDLHDLLGYSLSAITLKCELAYRLVPGQPDRAQEELTEILQTARQALTDVRTVARGYRDMSLSVEASTAESMLSMLGVHTTVSLDCGELPTAADTVLATVLREGLTNMLRHSKAENVEITGGRGGRVVHVAIANDGVGRTGRIPSADATGSSGIANLTARVREHGGHLSADIREDGWFVLRADILLPPDGADAPPAQEAKA